The Setaria viridis chromosome 9, Setaria_viridis_v4.0, whole genome shotgun sequence sequence GGCACGCGAGGCACGTGGTGTCGAAGCGCCACTTGGATCCTCGCCTGGCCGCTCACCTCAGGCACCGGCAGGCGTGCAACCCCAAGTGAGAAGCTAGCTAGTCTTCGATCTTGTACTCGACTACGTACCCGGCCCGTACGTTGAAGCTCAACCGATAATACGACGAAGGATATGATATGATCCCTGTATGCCCAATCGTGTTGTATCTTCTTGTGTATATAGTTGTGTCCAACAAATTAGAACAAATTAGAAAATTCGACTTTTAGTTTGCTTCAGCCCGTGGATTCTTCGCATAGTTTACGTAAACGCATTGCAGGTGCTACATACCAATGTATACTAGCACAAGATGTAAACAAGTGTGATATTGTTTCAATCAATGCATGCAGCTTTCTTTGATTCTTATGGTATGTGTGATTTGTGCAATGTGATGTTTCCAATTTCATGTCAACAATATATGCCCTATGTAATTGTATAATAATTGTCGGATGTCAATTTGGTGGGTGATGCTTCCGGAATCAACTTCATATGGGACCTGATAATCAAATTATGTGTTACAGTAGGTAAAAGATGTGTTACAAACTGTTCGTGCTCCAGCGGCATGGATCCCAATCCATGGGATTTTGACTCATCCTCACATACAGTTCGTGCTCCGCCATGAGTGATGCCTCATGCCTCGCTGGAACTTGCGGCAGCGGGGGAAaaggcgggcgccggcggcagcggctgagCGGCAGCGCGGGGACAAGCGCCTGGCAACGGCAGCATGGGCAAAGGTAGGTGGTGGTAGTGGCGGCGTGAGGACTGACAGTCGGCGACGTCGGCCCGGCGCCGGTGCGTGGAATTGGGACGCCGGCCTGGCTGTCGGCATCGGAAAGAAGCGCCGGGCTCCTCGATCGCATGGTCAGGATGGCCTGACGGGGCTGATCAGATGAGGTTGAGAACCAAGGGCACTGTCGTCCTTTCACATGCTTGAATATTAGAAAAGGAGATAAAAACAGTAAAGTAGGGAAAATGGTAAAGAAATCAAGTTGTCAACGATTCAAGTGGCAAATTTGCGAAACCAACATTTACGGTGATAAATTTGCAAAGCCCAACATTTGCGATGGTAAAAATCCAAATTTCTCAGCGAGCAAGAAGAGCAAGACAGTGCGGGAAACGAGGCCTTACTGGGGAGAAAGCGGCGGAGAGGGTGGAGGCTGGACGGGAGCCGGTCGCTGTCGGAGATGTgttgcgccgccgcgccggcagcCCTCAAGGGTTCATTCCGGAGGGGAGGGGATGGGATTTCATTCCGGACCGTGCGTGGAGTAAAAGGGGGAACCTGAACCGGCGCAGATCTGATTCCGAGCCAAACCAACCGAACATTCTGACTTCATTCCGGGCCGCACCAAAACGCTTGAAACGGGTCTTATTTCGGGCCGTTCCGATCAAAACGAACGAGACCTTAGTGTGCTTGATCAGACCGAGGAACCAGTTCCAAGTCACTCCCAATACACAGACGTAAGAGAGTTCTCTGAGGTTGACGCCGGGTTATGATTGCAGTCTTTTCATCCCCAAGAATTTTTCGGAGGGGTCCGAATGTCGAATTACTAGTTCAAAATATACCTGACAGGGGAAATGGTCCGGCTACCAATCAATGTACTGCGGATCGATGTGCAATTTTTTTGGGGTCGCGTCAGTAAATTAGGCgcacattgatggagaaatgcAGGCAACGTTCACGAGCAGTCATCCAACTATAATCTATCAAAGAATGGAATGGACAAGGAAACAACTTAATACCTCCAGCTAACTATTTGACGTGCCTATAGGCTATAGTCTCTATATATGACCCCTGCTACCACTACCCTGCATGCTGACAGCAGGTGCCACTGACATAGACATCAAACCCAATGAAGGTGACGAGGTCGGAACCGGTGCTAGTGCACCCCGCCGGTGACGCCGCGGCGACCGTCGCCGAAGAGTACTACTTCCTCTCCAACCTCGACCAGAACGTCTCCGTGCCCATGAAGACCGTGCACGTCTTCACCTCGTCCAGCGACAACGCGGCCTCGCTGATGAGGGAATCCCTGAGCAGGGTGCTCCCGAGCTACTACCCCTTCCAGGGCGCCCTGGCCGTGCGCCCCGACGGGAGGCTCGCCGTCCGGAACGACCGCCGCGGCGTGCCGTtcgtcgaggcggcggccgacggcgagctGCGGGAGGTCACGGACGGCGACGTgtccgcgcccggcgccgccgaggctcTCGCGGACCTCGTGTACACCATCCGCACGGGAGGCGAGGACGCCACGGAGGAGGCGTCGTCCTTGCTGACCGTGCAGGTGACCACGTTCAAGTGCGGCGGCCTCGTCCTCGGGCTCGCCATGAACCACTGCCTCGCCGACGGCCAGTCCGCCGCCGAGTTCCTGCGCTCCTGGGCGGAGGTGGCGCGCGGCGTGCCCCTGTCCACCTCGCCGTTCCTCGACCGCAGCCTGCAGAGCGCCAGGCCCGTCCCCACGATCAGCTTCCCGCACGACGAGTTCGCGGAGATCGAGGACGTCTCCGGCCTCGCCGGCGTGTTCGGCGGCGACGTCCCGTTCGTGTACCGCTCCTTCACCTTCGACGCCAGCAAGCTAGAGAGGCTGAAGAAAGCCGCGAGCGaagacgccgccgcctcgaccaccACCACGACGTGCTCGACCTTCGTCGCCCTCACGGCGTTCGTCTGGGTAGTGAGGACGCGGGCCCTGAGGATGCGGCCCGAACAGCGGAGCAAGCTGCTGTTCGCCgtggacggccggcggcgcgtcgagccgccgctgccgcgcgggTTCTGGGGCAACGCCGTCATCTTCGCCTGCTGCAtctccgacgccggcgacctccTCGGCCGGCCGCTGTCCGCGGCCGCCCGTTCCATCCAGGACGCCATCGCCCGCACCGACGACGCGTTCATCCGCTCCGCCATCGACTACATCGAGCGGAACCGGGGCGCTCGCCCGTCGCTAACGGCGACGACGCTGGTCACCGCTTGGAACCGCCTTGGGCTTGACACCGCGGATTTTGGGTGGGGTCAGGCCGTCCACTCGGGTCCGGCGGAGCTGCCGCAGAAAGAGGTCGTCATGATCCTGGGCGGCGACCGTGATAGCCAGAGCAAGGTGCTGGTAATGGGGTTGCCTCTTTCCTGTGTGCAAGTGTTCGAGGAAATGGTAGATCAGGTGTGAAAATTGTGGTCGGTACGAGTGTAACAGGGAAGAATGTGCTGCCATGGTCCACACGTTTTAACCATGGTCATGTACAAGTGTACTCCGTATCAAAATATCTGTCATTGTTGACTTTTTCTCTTGATGTATGACCATTcatctttttctaaaatttattgCAAATACACGAAAAGATAAGTCAAACTTATAATACCTTTGATGGAAAGTAAGTCACAAACAACACAAATGATACTTACacaattttttgaataagacgaataGTCAAACGTCACGAGGAAAGTCAATAGCGACAAtaatattttcaaataaatctAATTCATTAAATTTTGAAGgaataaaatattaataaaAAGCAAAAGATGATAATTAAGGATAGATTAATGAAAGAGGGAATTCACATGAAAAACAGCACGTTTCACGGAAACGCTAACCGTGGCGGATTGGATCTGCATGGCTCGGTCCAACAAACTAGGATTTTTTGTAAATTATTAATTAATATGCATGTATTTCTCTAGTTAAAGATCCATACATATGTAGCAACAGAACCCATTGCTAATGAATGTTTTTATTGGGTGGTTGATCCAAAGATTCCATGCTTTTCAATGTATGagtgtatttatttatttatcatgTCAATTGCTTCTCTAAAAAACTTAGATATGTCACTTCTTTAAATAAACTAGACCGGTCATATGTCATTATAAAATATGATCCGTGCATCAATCACTTTCTAATTAGGACGAAGAAACCATGTCACGTGCCTCACGTCACGAGAAAAAATGCAGCATCCAAAAAATAATCATAGGCATGATTCATACGCCCCAAAGAAATGGCATATACATGACAAAAAAGTTCTCCGTGCAACACATTTATTTGAACAGATGCCATGTTATCTTTTTTAGCAGATTCATGTACATGTCACAATTTCTTCTCTCTAGAGATTAGAGCTAACGTGATTTAAAACgttggaggaaaaaaagaaatgtcacgttagagggaaaaaaaaagaaatgtccATGTCAAGTTATTTGGACACCTAACCTTAATCACGTTAGAAGGGAAAATGAAATGTTAGATCTGATTATATTAGATCTATTAGAAGATATTTTCCctattttatgaatttaaaatatataataaatattaaacCTATTACCTTCTAAGAGGTAATATGTCATTAGATCCACGGTCCACGATCACTTGAGAGTACCTTAGCAAAATCCTTTTATTAAAGTGCCATAAGGAACCTTCGCGCAACATCTACATTTGTGAGtaccttagagcaactccaagagtactcaAAAAAATCTTCCCCAAAAcggggttcttccaaaaaaatttccccaaaaacatatcaatccacagcaaatcgctaataaatagccctcaatatttcaaacacaggccatgtcatcgtattgggcTCATCTGAAGGGACACGCGGGCGTGCGAGAATCAGGATTAGGGGAGGAACgctaacgctaaaatatacgtggtggcaggctgttttttagcgtcgctaaaaaattagggaaggtttGGGTGAACTGTTGGGGTtcgttttttccttttttttcctaaaaaagatattggggataagattagcagccttttggagttgctcttagaaaCAACTGGATATACAAAATGAATCCCATAATGTAAGTCATTATAGATGATTCAACATTAGTTTCCAAGAATTGTTCTCGATTTCACTAGTGTTTGAACTCTATTAGCTCTTATTTCATTGCAAGTGTAGGCTCCCAAAACCTGTTCAACGCTCCCGGTGAAGGCATCGAGACAATACAACAGGGCATTACTAGTTCATCCCCCATGAATGCTGCTTTGGAACGTGAGGAGAAACGTGTACTTAAAAATTAAAACTATGTTATCAAATAGTGATGTAAAAAAATAGATTCTAATTGGAGTATATATTGTCTTGTGAAATATAAAGTCCCTAATGAAATGTTGTCTTGATAAAAGTAAAGTTCTAGAAGCAGTTCCTATGTCAGGCCTTAGTATTTGCAAGCACATATACTCTACGTGTCTGTAGCGCGGTTCATTATAACGGCACCAATATAGATTTGAAGCATTGGCATTAACTTGTCGCAAGCATGTGTACACATGCAAAGTAGTATAGCACTTGTTGTATTCAAATATATGGCACCGGATGATGGATTGAAGAGAGAAGTGAAGAGTAGTAGCTAGAGCCTAGAGAAATAGGGAGGTTGTGGAAGTGTTAGTTAGGAAGCAAGCAAGTAGTTAACCTCGTGCTGTGATTTTCATATCAAATCATCATTCAAAATTCTATTGATGGTTATTAaggacctgtttggatacacactcataaattttaggacactcataaagtttaggagctagaaattggtagtcctaaaatttagagtgggctgtttggatggaatcataatctttaggatgttagaggggaaatgacttttgtacccctaattactcCACCCATGCTCTGTTTCTAGCGCcatggagagagaaggggaggggcaacaggggtaaaggatgggttggggaccacttttaggagaaaaatgacccattatgatggtttggtcctcctaatgaaaatatcactcctaaacattatgaatgcacttttatgacatgtttggatgcacaagtcctaaaagtggactaaaagtgaagtcctaaagattatgagtgtgtatccaaacaggccctaattaTATAGGGGGGCATGGTGTCAATCGTCGACTGCTACTCGATGGACCCTATTGAAAACCACCAGCACAAGGGGTTTGGAGTGtgggatggcaagcaagaccggGTTGTGGTAGCGCATGTGTTCAACATGGAGTATGATCCTTGGGATACTACTAGCATCTGCATCATTGCAAAGCTCAAGCACTATGACTTCCACTGGTTAAATAAAGATGTAAAGTATAAGCACCTAtttgctcttcttccttattTCGTGGACGTTAACAAGCTTCATGGACTCTACTGGACTTGGTGGAATGAGAGGTAGTCTTCCATCGTGTCTGTGAGATCACTAGGCCATCCAGTAGAGTTGTACGTAAAGTGCTTTATAATTCAATAATTTTACTAACAATACTATTTTTAAGTTGCTATTGCAATATATAGTATTGTTTAGTGGGTGAGGCTAAAATGCACATGGGTGTATTCTCTGTTCAAAATGCACAGATGCTGCAGTTGCAACTGAAAGACTAGCTGAATTGCAACTCGACGGAACGGATTGCAACTGGACCAAACCAGTTGCAACTCGAACCGAACCGATTGCAACTAGACGTGAACCGGTTGCAACTTGGACCGAGCCGGTTGCAACTCAGTTAGAACTGGTTGCAACTGAACGCATACTGCAATTCGGATCGAGCATTTGCAACAACGAGACTAAACCAGTTGCAACTAAAGGTGGGTGCATTCTGTATACCATGTGCATTATAGTAAAACAGGATGGTTTAGTCAAGTGTGCTAGACTTTATTTTTGATGGCATGGAAACTTCTATATAAGCAAGCAGCCACATCAACCTTCTCACACTCTAACTCTAGCCACATCCacctcttcctcccctccttCAGAttctcctccaccaaacctGCCGCATCTGCCTCTTCCTTCCCTCCTGTGGATTCCCCTCCGCTGAATCCACCTCTCCCCAGTGTTAACATGATGGACCATCTCATCGAAGTTCAGGCACGGTCCAGATGGCTATAGCCATTGATGCAGCAGTACACAAAAGTAGTTGATGCTATGGACGACACGCTTGACGTGGAGGTGGCGAGGGTCCACCTACACACCATGGCAGCATTCATGGCCCATTCGGCTGCTACATCAGAGCTCGCGTGAGGTGGAGGCGGCCACAGCTTGCCGTGGCTGACATGCAGTCAGCCGCTATCCATGTGCAGACTGCGGAGCTAGCTAGGCGTCCGTCGAAGCAGAATGGTCTACTTTTGCCCACCCCTATTTTCAAAGCTCCGCTCGCCTTGGCGCCAAAGATATGGGGCAGCGTGCCAGTGCAATTCTGATGATGTAAGCACCAATTGTTGTCTCTAATGATGTATATATCGAAATTGTTATGAATGAAATTGTTATGAATGAATGCCCTTTTGCTAGTTTGACTTAGTGTTCTTTACAGTAGGTTATTAGTTTCGTCCCTAGTATGGAGGTTTATATATGCATAGTTAATTATGATAATGTATGTGGATGCATGATGAACAGTTTAGTTTATGATGATGGGTGGGTACTGAAGCGTCAATTATATTCAGGTTGCACACGGAAACAAGTCACTATTTCAACCATCTGAATATTTCAACCATCTGAATGTCTTCAACAAGCTTGGTATGGTTTAGTTAGTGTGGATGAGAAACTAAGGAGGATGATAAGGTCGCCATAATGGCTTCATCCTTACCACCATCACAGCAGTAGCTGGTTTTCATCGAGTCAATTTCATTGACATGGTTACATATCTATTGGAGGTGAAGTCTTTGAAGATTCCATATAAATATTCATTCCTAGGTGATGAAGCATTAATTATTCATTCTTAGGTAATGAAGCATTGTTTCAGCTGAGTGTTGGCCCTCATTATTGATAccattttacccctatttatctttaatattaaCATACAAATGACACCATTTAtattgatcatacctaataatCGGGTCATCTTCGTATATGCCTTGCATTTTGTAGGATGTTCTATTTTCACAGGAAATTGGACTatattggagcataattggatgagACCCAGAACCAACAATAACCCAtagaaagatgaaggccaaaGGACCTTAAAAAGGGCATAGaccaatcggcctagggtctCATGGTGCCCATTCATGCTCATCTTCGTCGAGCATTCCTTCAGGAAGACTTAGGGTAAAGTTTCTGAAGATACGGCAAGTTGATATCGGGATCAAGATGAAGCAAGCAACACTTTGAAAGGTAATCAAGATCCATTCTTATCCTAAGGATATCAACGAgttaggcccacatgcaagacAAAAGAAGACTCCAAAAGGTCATAGAAGACTTGGCGGTGAAGGAGTGCACGAGAGGAGAAAAGGAAGGGCCAAGTGATCGGCATGGACCCACCTAGGCAATCAGCCTGGGCCTTTCCTTGCCCATTCAACTTCCCATTTGGACTATGACCTCTCTAGGTTATAAATACCCCCATTCTGCATTGGCACGACAAGAAGAATTCGCAGTAGAAGTCGAGAAACTTGAGGGACAACCAGTTGAGGGTCGTGCAGTTATCCTGaggctagcttaggctaggCTCTAGCTGG is a genomic window containing:
- the LOC117840361 gene encoding omega-hydroxypalmitate O-feruloyl transferase; the protein is MKVTRSEPVLVHPAGDAAATVAEEYYFLSNLDQNVSVPMKTVHVFTSSSDNAASLMRESLSRVLPSYYPFQGALAVRPDGRLAVRNDRRGVPFVEAAADGELREVTDGDVSAPGAAEALADLVYTIRTGGEDATEEASSLLTVQVTTFKCGGLVLGLAMNHCLADGQSAAEFLRSWAEVARGVPLSTSPFLDRSLQSARPVPTISFPHDEFAEIEDVSGLAGVFGGDVPFVYRSFTFDASKLERLKKAASEDAAASTTTTTCSTFVALTAFVWVVRTRALRMRPEQRSKLLFAVDGRRRVEPPLPRGFWGNAVIFACCISDAGDLLGRPLSAAARSIQDAIARTDDAFIRSAIDYIERNRGARPSLTATTLVTAWNRLGLDTADFGWGQAVHSGPAELPQKEVVMILGGDRDSQSKVLVMGLPLSCVQVFEEMVDQV